One part of the Schistocerca piceifrons isolate TAMUIC-IGC-003096 chromosome 2, iqSchPice1.1, whole genome shotgun sequence genome encodes these proteins:
- the LOC124777562 gene encoding uncharacterized protein LOC124777562, whose product MKAALLLVAALVAVAEVHGQPEESTTVTISSDNLTTSNITAERTFLAKSSYTGDDDTICVESDNKFYLYVNVLKLYSCYNQLRKVYVVKPRSQCEPHLSDCPRH is encoded by the exons CGCTGGTAGCAGTGGCGGAGGTCCACGGGCAACCAGAAGAGTCTACCACCGTCACCATTTCGAGTGACAATCTAACCACCAGCAACATCACAGCGGAGAGAACATTTTTGGCGAAGTCATCGTACACGGGAGATGACGATACCATTTGTGTAGAGTCAGACAACAAGTTCTACTTGTATGTTAATGTGTTGAAGCTCTATTCTTGCTACAACCAGCTACGGAAAG tttacgtggtgaaaccaaggagTCAGTGTGAACCACACCTTTCAGATTGTCCCAGGCACTAG